In Necator americanus strain Aroian chromosome IV, whole genome shotgun sequence, the following proteins share a genomic window:
- a CDS encoding hypothetical protein (NECATOR_CHRIV.G14519.T2), giving the protein MSNFKPFQLTPVLNFWNAWLAIFSTIGSIITGYGLFYEIYYRGFVSSYTNIGDFFSGYSGYWTFLFVMTKVLELGDTILIVLRKKPLIFLHWYHHVLTLNYAVWSYSQDIAYNSWITWMNFTVHSIMYGYYMLRSCGVKVPAWVARNITTMQILQFVITHFILFHVGYLVSQGAKVDSTPQVFWCCLIMEFSYVSLFANFYFQSYVKGGGKKFNAEKTKKQ; this is encoded by the exons ATGAGCAACTTCAAaccatttcag CTCACCCCGGTTTTGAACTTTTGGAACGCTTGGTTAGCAATATTCAGTACAATCGGTAGCATCATTACCGGATATGGccttttctatgaaatttacTACAGAGGGTTTGTGT CATCATACACGAACATTGGGGACTTCTTTAGTGGCTATAGTGGATATTGGACATTTCTGTTTGTCATGACCAAAGTGCTTGAATTAGGCGATACGATTTTGATAGTgcttcgaaagaagccgcTTATTTTTTTGCACTG GTACCATCACGTGTTGACTCTAAACTATGCTGTTTGGTCGTACTCTCAAGACATCGCGTACAATAGCTGGATCACATGGATGAACTTCACAGTGCACTCGATCATGTACGG GTATTATATGCTTCGGTCGTGCGGTGTGAAAGTGCCCGCATGGGTTGCGCGAAACATCACGACGATGCAAATCCTGCAGTTTGTCATCACACACTTCATCCTATTCCATGTCGGCTACCTTGTCAGCCAAGGCGCCAAGGTTGACAGCACACCCCAAGTTTTTTG GTGCTGTCTCATCATGGAATTCTCGTACGTGTCACTGTTCGCAAACTTTTACTTCCAGTCGTATGTCAAAGGAGGCGGAAAGAAATTCAATGCcgagaagacgaaaaaacaataa
- a CDS encoding hypothetical protein (NECATOR_CHRIV.G14518.T1) has translation MLKILPIPKISHTLCHFCVEKSFIGVRMNTLTYLAEIVYGAFIHLLEVVAPQLQKSQSARGIFIEDICATEGKAGDRLWLILANPIEGSLSLSFVLEEEEVPADDVAQRGTLFTFTVPQLRFSHDTNLQLCLKGQSMHISIPFTYRAKENLGPQSQFESLVDFAANGEISSLILPFSTYIGEKDSEGNTVLHISAKNSQSFALKLLLSAIPQEKKEEIVNIRNDRGQTALHNAVRAGDPDSVHYLLSQGAATNILDNHKNTVVHYLADAYNEAIFKEILEAPASSESDFDALNEEGFSPLHLAVRRLKLSLIEMLLECGASINCADHGSRNALLHAVNMNDVEIVQFLLSKGADPNVEDENGETPLLLCAKTANYAIMGLLIDAKADPQKKNKNETSLADSDDEMIKKVIAGERVELPTKEPPPFSPSDLTTTRSPLFGRSVPNLNVNQDAGPTRLAPSRRVDQQSHQEREEDYERETNYTSQSNNGATESDSEYIDDQPSTSSGSRPKRSSRFNKRSSTSALEDDISCLDYLTRLRLSKLMDENSKWQQLATELGCSHMIELISICSDDSSPTMIFLDQFEQMPEAKISRVRSALSSLQEEESVKLIDERFIY, from the exons ATGTTAAAAATTCTTCCCATCCCGAAAATAAGCCATACATTAT GTCATTTTTGCGTCGAGAAGAGCTTCATCGGAGTGCGCATGAATACACTAACTTACCTAGCCGAAATCGTGTACGGAGCCTTCATTCACCTGCTGGAG GTCGTTGCACCTCAGCTGCAGAAATCGCAATCGGCACGAGGGATCTTTATCGAAGATATATGCGCTACAGAAGGGAAGGCAGGGGATAG GTTATGGTTGATACTTGCCAATCCTATAGAGGGCAGCCTCTCTTTATCGTTCGTTttggaagaggaagaagtgCCTGCCGATGATGTTGCCCAGAGAGGCACG CTTTTCACTTTTACCGTCCCACAACTTCGCTTCTCACATGACACAAATCTGCAGCTGTGCCTCAAAGGACAGTCCATGCATATCAGTATTCCATTCACCTACCGAGCCAA AGAAAATTTGGGTCCGCAGTCTCAATTTGAAAGTTTGGTCGACTTTGCGGCAAATGGAGAAATTTCATCCTTAATACTGCCCTTTTCGACGTACATTGGCGAGAAGGACAGCGAAGGCAACAC GGTTTTGCATATATCAGCAAAGAACTCACAAAGTTTTGCTTTAAAACTGCTGCTCTCAGCGATTCCGCAGGAGAAGAAAGAGG AAATCGTGAATATTCGTAATGATCGAGGGCAGACAGCTCTTCACAATGCCGTCCGAGCAGGCGATCCAGACAGTGTTCACTACCTGCTCAGCCAAGGGGCGGCCACAAACATTCTCGATAATCACAAAAACACG GTTGTGCACTACCTTGCAGATGCTTACAATGAGgcgattttcaaggaaattttgGAGGCCCCAGCTTCTAGTGAAAGCGATTTTGACGCTTTGAATGAAGAAGGATTTTCGCCTCTTCATTTGGCGGTTAGGAG GCTGAAGTTGAGTCTCATTGAAATGCTACTGGAATGTGGTGCGTCTATCAACTGCGCTGATCACGGATCCCGCAATGCTCTTCTACACGCAGTAAATATGAATGACGTCGAAATCGTTCAATTTCTCTTAAGC aaaggagcCGATCCGAACGTTGAAGACGAGAATGGCGAAACTCCTCTCCTTCTGTGTGCAAAGACTGCAAATTACGCTATAATGGGTCTTCTCATTGACGCCAAAGCCGATccgcaaaaaaagaataaaaatgaaacctCATTAGCAGATAGCGATGATGAGATGATAAAGAAGGTCATTGCGGGAGAGAG AGTGGAACTGCCAACGAAAGAACCGCCACCTTTCTCTCCTTCGGATCTGACCACAACTCGTTCTCCACTGTTCGGCAGATCAGTGCCCAACCTTAACGTAAATCAAGATGCCGGCCCTACACGACTTGCTCCTTCTCGTCGTGTCGATCAACAATCGCATCAAGAAAGGGAAGAGGATTACG AACGTGAGACGAATTACACATCACAATCAAACAATGGCGCAACGGAGTCCGACAGTGAATACATAGATGATCAACCGTCAACGAGTAGTGGAAGCCGACCAAAAAGGAGTAGCAGATTCAACAAACGTTCTAGCACTTCAGCCTTAGAAG ATGATATCTCTTGTCTGGATTATCTCACTCGACTTCGGCTCTCCAAACTTATGGACGAAAACTCAAAATGGCAGCAGTTGGCAACA GAGCTTGGCTGCTCTCACATGATTGAGCTGATTTCAATTTGTTCGGATGATAGCAGCCCAACTATGATATTCTTAGATCAGTTTGAG CAAATGCCCGAAGCGAAGATCTCACGGGTCCGTTCCGCTCTTAGTTCGTTGCAGGAGGAGGAGTCTGTGAAACTCATCGATGAAAGATTCATCTACTGA
- a CDS encoding hypothetical protein (NECATOR_CHRIV.G14518.T2) produces the protein MPEGVAVDERKGTLPKSLSDTEVVAPQLQKSQSARGIFIEDICATEGKAGDRLWLILANPIEGSLSLSFVLEEEEVPADDVAQRGTLFTFTVPQLRFSHDTNLQLCLKGQSMHISIPFTYRAKENLGPQSQFESLVDFAANGEISSLILPFSTYIGEKDSEGNTVLHISAKNSQSFALKLLLSAIPQEKKEEIVNIRNDRGQTALHNAVRAGDPDSVHYLLSQGAATNILDNHKNTVVHYLADAYNEAIFKEILEAPASSESDFDALNEEGFSPLHLAVRRLKLSLIEMLLECGASINCADHGSRNALLHAVNMNDVEIVQFLLSKGADPNVEDENGETPLLLCAKTANYAIMGLLIDAKADPQKKNKNETSLADSDDEMIKKVIAGERVELPTKEPPPFSPSDLTTTRSPLFGRSVPNLNVNQDAGPTRLAPSRRVDQQSHQEREEDYERETNYTSQSNNGATESDSEYIDDQPSTSSGSRPKRSSRFNKRSSTSALEDDISCLDYLTRLRLSKLMDENSKWQQLATELGCSHMIELISICSDDSSPTMIFLDQFEQMPEAKISRVRSALSALRGEKAQESGEE, from the exons ATGCCCGAAGGTGTAGCCGTCGACGAACGCAAAGGAACGTTGCCAAAATCACTGTCCGACACAGAG GTCGTTGCACCTCAGCTGCAGAAATCGCAATCGGCACGAGGGATCTTTATCGAAGATATATGCGCTACAGAAGGGAAGGCAGGGGATAG GTTATGGTTGATACTTGCCAATCCTATAGAGGGCAGCCTCTCTTTATCGTTCGTTttggaagaggaagaagtgCCTGCCGATGATGTTGCCCAGAGAGGCACG CTTTTCACTTTTACCGTCCCACAACTTCGCTTCTCACATGACACAAATCTGCAGCTGTGCCTCAAAGGACAGTCCATGCATATCAGTATTCCATTCACCTACCGAGCCAA AGAAAATTTGGGTCCGCAGTCTCAATTTGAAAGTTTGGTCGACTTTGCGGCAAATGGAGAAATTTCATCCTTAATACTGCCCTTTTCGACGTACATTGGCGAGAAGGACAGCGAAGGCAACAC GGTTTTGCATATATCAGCAAAGAACTCACAAAGTTTTGCTTTAAAACTGCTGCTCTCAGCGATTCCGCAGGAGAAGAAAGAGG AAATCGTGAATATTCGTAATGATCGAGGGCAGACAGCTCTTCACAATGCCGTCCGAGCAGGCGATCCAGACAGTGTTCACTACCTGCTCAGCCAAGGGGCGGCCACAAACATTCTCGATAATCACAAAAACACG GTTGTGCACTACCTTGCAGATGCTTACAATGAGgcgattttcaaggaaattttgGAGGCCCCAGCTTCTAGTGAAAGCGATTTTGACGCTTTGAATGAAGAAGGATTTTCGCCTCTTCATTTGGCGGTTAGGAG GCTGAAGTTGAGTCTCATTGAAATGCTACTGGAATGTGGTGCGTCTATCAACTGCGCTGATCACGGATCCCGCAATGCTCTTCTACACGCAGTAAATATGAATGACGTCGAAATCGTTCAATTTCTCTTAAGC aaaggagcCGATCCGAACGTTGAAGACGAGAATGGCGAAACTCCTCTCCTTCTGTGTGCAAAGACTGCAAATTACGCTATAATGGGTCTTCTCATTGACGCCAAAGCCGATccgcaaaaaaagaataaaaatgaaacctCATTAGCAGATAGCGATGATGAGATGATAAAGAAGGTCATTGCGGGAGAGAG AGTGGAACTGCCAACGAAAGAACCGCCACCTTTCTCTCCTTCGGATCTGACCACAACTCGTTCTCCACTGTTCGGCAGATCAGTGCCCAACCTTAACGTAAATCAAGATGCCGGCCCTACACGACTTGCTCCTTCTCGTCGTGTCGATCAACAATCGCATCAAGAAAGGGAAGAGGATTACG AACGTGAGACGAATTACACATCACAATCAAACAATGGCGCAACGGAGTCCGACAGTGAATACATAGATGATCAACCGTCAACGAGTAGTGGAAGCCGACCAAAAAGGAGTAGCAGATTCAACAAACGTTCTAGCACTTCAGCCTTAGAAG ATGATATCTCTTGTCTGGATTATCTCACTCGACTTCGGCTCTCCAAACTTATGGACGAAAACTCAAAATGGCAGCAGTTGGCAACA GAGCTTGGCTGCTCTCACATGATTGAGCTGATTTCAATTTGTTCGGATGATAGCAGCCCAACTATGATATTCTTAGATCAGTTTGAG CAAATGCCCGAAGCGAAGATCTCACGGGTCCGTTCCGCTCTTA GCGCGCTGCGAGGTGAGAAGGCTCAGGAAAGTGGTGAAGAG TAA
- a CDS encoding hypothetical protein (NECATOR_CHRIV.G14518.T3) — MPEGVAVDERKGTLPKSLSDTENFAEVDDARRNCCLGHFCVEKSFIGVRMNTLTYLAEIVYGAFIHLLEVVAPQLQKSQSARGIFIEDICATEGKAGDRLWLILANPIEGSLSLSFVLEEEEVPADDVAQRGTLFTFTVPQLRFSHDTNLQLCLKGQSMHISIPFTYRAKENLGPQSQFESLVDFAANGEISSLILPFSTYIGEKDSEGNTVLHISAKNSQSFALKLLLSAIPQEKKEEIVNIRNDRGQTALHNAVRAGDPDSVHYLLSQGAATNILDNHKNTVVHYLADAYNEAIFKEILEAPASSESDFDALNEEGFSPLHLAVRRLKLSLIEMLLECGASINCADHGSRNALLHAVNMNDVEIVQFLLSKGADPNVEDENGETPLLLCAKTANYAIMGLLIDAKADPQKKNKNETSLADSDDEMIKKVIAGERVELPTKEPPPFSPSDLTTTRSPLFGRSVPNLNVNQDAGPTRLAPSRRVDQQSHQEREEDYERETNYTSQSNNGATESDSEYIDDQPSTSSGSRPKRSSRFNKRSSTSALEDDISCLDYLTRLRLSKLMDENSKWQQLATELGCSHMIELISICSDDSSPTMIFLDQFEQMPEAKISRVRSALSALRGEKAQESGEE; from the exons ATGCCCGAAGGTGTAGCCGTCGACGAACGCAAAGGAACGTTGCCAAAATCACTGTCCGACACAGAG AATTTCGCTGAAGTTGATGATGCTCGAAGAAACTGCTGTTTAGGTCATTTTTGCGTCGAGAAGAGCTTCATCGGAGTGCGCATGAATACACTAACTTACCTAGCCGAAATCGTGTACGGAGCCTTCATTCACCTGCTGGAG GTCGTTGCACCTCAGCTGCAGAAATCGCAATCGGCACGAGGGATCTTTATCGAAGATATATGCGCTACAGAAGGGAAGGCAGGGGATAG GTTATGGTTGATACTTGCCAATCCTATAGAGGGCAGCCTCTCTTTATCGTTCGTTttggaagaggaagaagtgCCTGCCGATGATGTTGCCCAGAGAGGCACG CTTTTCACTTTTACCGTCCCACAACTTCGCTTCTCACATGACACAAATCTGCAGCTGTGCCTCAAAGGACAGTCCATGCATATCAGTATTCCATTCACCTACCGAGCCAA AGAAAATTTGGGTCCGCAGTCTCAATTTGAAAGTTTGGTCGACTTTGCGGCAAATGGAGAAATTTCATCCTTAATACTGCCCTTTTCGACGTACATTGGCGAGAAGGACAGCGAAGGCAACAC GGTTTTGCATATATCAGCAAAGAACTCACAAAGTTTTGCTTTAAAACTGCTGCTCTCAGCGATTCCGCAGGAGAAGAAAGAGG AAATCGTGAATATTCGTAATGATCGAGGGCAGACAGCTCTTCACAATGCCGTCCGAGCAGGCGATCCAGACAGTGTTCACTACCTGCTCAGCCAAGGGGCGGCCACAAACATTCTCGATAATCACAAAAACACG GTTGTGCACTACCTTGCAGATGCTTACAATGAGgcgattttcaaggaaattttgGAGGCCCCAGCTTCTAGTGAAAGCGATTTTGACGCTTTGAATGAAGAAGGATTTTCGCCTCTTCATTTGGCGGTTAGGAG GCTGAAGTTGAGTCTCATTGAAATGCTACTGGAATGTGGTGCGTCTATCAACTGCGCTGATCACGGATCCCGCAATGCTCTTCTACACGCAGTAAATATGAATGACGTCGAAATCGTTCAATTTCTCTTAAGC aaaggagcCGATCCGAACGTTGAAGACGAGAATGGCGAAACTCCTCTCCTTCTGTGTGCAAAGACTGCAAATTACGCTATAATGGGTCTTCTCATTGACGCCAAAGCCGATccgcaaaaaaagaataaaaatgaaacctCATTAGCAGATAGCGATGATGAGATGATAAAGAAGGTCATTGCGGGAGAGAG AGTGGAACTGCCAACGAAAGAACCGCCACCTTTCTCTCCTTCGGATCTGACCACAACTCGTTCTCCACTGTTCGGCAGATCAGTGCCCAACCTTAACGTAAATCAAGATGCCGGCCCTACACGACTTGCTCCTTCTCGTCGTGTCGATCAACAATCGCATCAAGAAAGGGAAGAGGATTACG AACGTGAGACGAATTACACATCACAATCAAACAATGGCGCAACGGAGTCCGACAGTGAATACATAGATGATCAACCGTCAACGAGTAGTGGAAGCCGACCAAAAAGGAGTAGCAGATTCAACAAACGTTCTAGCACTTCAGCCTTAGAAG ATGATATCTCTTGTCTGGATTATCTCACTCGACTTCGGCTCTCCAAACTTATGGACGAAAACTCAAAATGGCAGCAGTTGGCAACA GAGCTTGGCTGCTCTCACATGATTGAGCTGATTTCAATTTGTTCGGATGATAGCAGCCCAACTATGATATTCTTAGATCAGTTTGAG CAAATGCCCGAAGCGAAGATCTCACGGGTCCGTTCCGCTCTTA GCGCGCTGCGAGGTGAGAAGGCTCAGGAAAGTGGTGAAGAG TAA
- a CDS encoding hypothetical protein (NECATOR_CHRIV.G14519.T1): MPSFLEVASSSPFSYEEAKNYTRSFERTALVTSLVYVVVIFSTKAIMSNFKPFQLTPVLNFWNAWLAIFSTIGSIITGYGLFYEIYYRGFVSSYTNIGDFFSGYSGYWTFLFVMTKVLELGDTILIVLRKKPLIFLHWYHHVLTLNYAVWSYSQDIAYNSWITWMNFTVHSIMYGYYMLRSCGVKVPAWVARNITTMQILQFVITHFILFHVGYLVSQGAKVDSTPQVFWCCLIMEFSYVSLFANFYFQSYVKGGGKKFNAEKTKKQ; the protein is encoded by the exons ATGCCCTCCTTTCTTGAGGTTGCTAGTTCATCTCCATTTAGCTATGAGGAAGCTAAAAACTACACGAGGAGTTTTGAGAGGACGGCTTTAGTAACCTCATTAGTTTATGTAGTAGTTATATTTAGCACCAAAGCAATAATGAGCAACTTCAAaccatttcag CTCACCCCGGTTTTGAACTTTTGGAACGCTTGGTTAGCAATATTCAGTACAATCGGTAGCATCATTACCGGATATGGccttttctatgaaatttacTACAGAGGGTTTGTGT CATCATACACGAACATTGGGGACTTCTTTAGTGGCTATAGTGGATATTGGACATTTCTGTTTGTCATGACCAAAGTGCTTGAATTAGGCGATACGATTTTGATAGTgcttcgaaagaagccgcTTATTTTTTTGCACTG GTACCATCACGTGTTGACTCTAAACTATGCTGTTTGGTCGTACTCTCAAGACATCGCGTACAATAGCTGGATCACATGGATGAACTTCACAGTGCACTCGATCATGTACGG GTATTATATGCTTCGGTCGTGCGGTGTGAAAGTGCCCGCATGGGTTGCGCGAAACATCACGACGATGCAAATCCTGCAGTTTGTCATCACACACTTCATCCTATTCCATGTCGGCTACCTTGTCAGCCAAGGCGCCAAGGTTGACAGCACACCCCAAGTTTTTTG GTGCTGTCTCATCATGGAATTCTCGTACGTGTCACTGTTCGCAAACTTTTACTTCCAGTCGTATGTCAAAGGAGGCGGAAAGAAATTCAATGCcgagaagacgaaaaaacaataa